One Prunus dulcis chromosome 8, ALMONDv2, whole genome shotgun sequence DNA window includes the following coding sequences:
- the LOC117637171 gene encoding glycerate dehydrogenase yields MAKPVSIEVWNPHGKYRVVSTKPMPGTRWINLLIEQDCRVEICTQKKTILSVEDIIALIGDKCDGVIGQLTEDWGETLFSALSRAGGKAFSNMAVGYNNVDVNAANKYGVAVGNTPGVLTETTAELAASLSVSAARRIVEADEFMRAGLYDGWLPNLFVGNLLKGQTVGVIGAGRIGSAYARMMVEGFKMNLIYYDLYQATRLEKFVTAYAEFLKANGEQPVTWKRAASMEEVLREADVISLHPILDKTTYHLVNKERLAIMKKEAVLVNCSRGPVIDEVALVEHLKQNPMFRVGLDVFEDEPYMKPGLADLKNAIVVPHIASASKWTREGMATLAALNVLGKIKGYPIWSDPNQVEPFLNENAPPPAASPSIVNAKALGLPVSRL; encoded by the exons ATGGCCAAACCAGTTTCAATTGAAGTGTGGAACCCACATGGGAAATACAGAGTTGTCAGCACAAAACCCATGCCCGGAACTCGCTGGATCAATCTCTTAATTGAACAAGACTGCAGAGTTGAa ATATGTACCCAGAAGAAAACAATTCTGTCTGTTGAGGATATCATTGCTCTGATTGGGGATAAGTGTGATGGAGTTATTGGACAG CTGACAGAAGATTGGGGAGAGACTTTGTTCTCAGCACTTAGCAGAGCAGGAGGCAAAGCTTTCAGTAACATGGCTGTTGGGTACAACAATGTTGATGTTAATGCTGCTAACAAGTATGGAGTTGCTGTTGGAAACACTCCT GGAGTACTTACAGAAACTACGGCGGAGCTGGCAGCTTCACTTTCTGTATCAGCTGCTAGAAGAATAGTTGAAGCAGATGAATTTATGAGGGCTGGCTTATATGATGGATGGCTTCCTAACCT GTTTGTGGGAAACCTACTCAAAGGACAGACCGTTGGTGTGATTGGAGCTGGTCGTATAGGTTCTGCATATGCCAGAATGATG GTTGAAGGTTTCAAAATGAACCTAATTTACTATGATCTGTACCAGGCTACACGGCTAGAAAAGTTTGTTACAG CTTATGCCGAGTTCCTTAAAGCCAATGGTGAACAGCCTGTGACTTGGAAAAGAGCAGCAAGCATGGAGGAGGTGCTTCGAGAAGCAGATGTG ATAAGCCTTCACCCAATTCTGGATAAAACCACTTACCATCTAGTCAACAAAGAAAGACTTGCAATCATGAAGAAG GAAGCAGTACTTGTAAACTGTAGCAGAGGGCCTGTGATTGATGAAGTGGCTCTTGTAGAGCATTTGAAACAAAATCCCATGTTTAGAGTTGGTCTGGATGTCTTTGAG GATGAGCCTTACATGAAACCTGGGCTTGCCGACTTGAAGAATGCTATTGTGGTACCTCACATTGCTTCTGCTTCCAAG TGGACTCGTGAAGGAATGGCAACACTGGCTGCTCTCAATGTCCTG GGAAAAATTAAAGGATATCCAATTTGGTCAGATCCAAACCAGGTAGAACCATTCCTCAACGAGAATGCTCCACCACCGGCCGCCAGTCCTAGCATTGTTAATGCCAAAGCCTTAG GTTTACCAGTTTCAAGGCTGTGA